In Humulus lupulus chromosome 7, drHumLupu1.1, whole genome shotgun sequence, the following are encoded in one genomic region:
- the LOC133792191 gene encoding uncharacterized mitochondrial protein AtMg00810-like: protein MIGKLQYLTITRPDLSYFVNKLSQFLATPQIPHMQVAQRLLQYVKECPGLGLLFPASSEVKLKAYMDSDWAACQDTRQSTTGFCVFLGHSLISWKSKKQQTISRSSAEAEYRAMEDATYEVVWLIFVLKELKQVHEEPVELYCDNQAALHIAVNPFFHERTKHIIWNNQNLTCFISGTNC from the coding sequence ATGATTGGGAAGCTGCAGTATTTGACAATAACCAGACCCGATTTGTCTTACTTTGTAAACAAATTGAGCCAATTCCTTGCTACACCTCAGATTCCTCATATGCAAGTAGCTCAACGATTGCTTCAGTATGTTAAAGAGTGTCCTGGTTTGGGACTTTTATTTCCAGCAAGTTCAGAGGTTAAGCTAAAGGCTTATATGGATTCAGACTGGGCAGCTTGTCAAGACACTAGACAGTCTACTACAGgtttttgtgtatttcttggaCACTCATTGATATCATGGAAAAGTAAAAAGCAGCAAACGATTTCACGCTCTTCAGCTGAAGCCGAGTACAGAGCAATGGAAGATGCCActtatgaggttgtttggttaATTTTTGTATTGAAGGAACTAAAACAAGTTCATGAAGAGCCAGTAGAATTATATTGTGACAACCAAGCTGCATTACACATAGCTGTCAATCCTTTTTTTCATGAGAGAACCAAGCATATAATCTGGAATAATCAAAACCTCACATGTTTCATCTCAGGAACAAATTGCTGA